GCGCTGCCAAAAGCTGCGGCGGAAGATGTCTGGATGACGGGCGGCAATCAGGTCCATTTGGGTGGCGTCGAGATGTGTCATGGCCGGACCTCAGGAAACAGCATGGAAGGCTTGCTCACCGACCAGTTTGCGGCGCAACCAGGCCGAAAACTGATCGACGGCGATCACCGTCGTCAGCAGCAGGATGACGATGGCAACGGTTTTGGCCGCATGGCCCTGGCTGATCGACAGGCGCAAGGGTTCGCCAATGCCGCCGCCGCCGACCGCGCCGATAATCGTTGACGCGCGCACATTGATTTCCATGCGCAGCAGGGCATAGCTGATGAAATTCGGCATGACCTGCGGCACCATGCCGAACCACAGCCGCTCCAGCCAATTGCCACCAACGGCGCGCAGGCCTTCGTCCGGCTTCATATCGGCATTTTCCACCACCTCGAAAAACAGCTTGCCGAGTGCGCCGACCGTATGGACCGAAACCGCAATCATCGCCGGGATCGGGCCAATGGAGAGGATGGCGAGGAAAAACCCGGCCAGCACCACTTCCGGAAACGCCCTGAGCAATTCCATGAAGCGGCGCACTGGCCAGCGGATGAACCGGTTCGGCATCATGTTGCGGGCCGCCATGAAGGAAAAACAAAAGCCCAACATGCCGCCCAGCAGGGTCGAGACCAGCGCGATATTCAGCGTCTCGATCATCTTGTAGAAATATTCCGGGATATAAAGCGTCTGGGTGAGGTAGTAGCGCCCCTCCGGATAATTGTATTTCAGGCTGCCATCATCATAGGGCGATGGCAGGTCGAACATCGCCCGCCAGATCTCATTGCCATCGCGGGGAATGAGCGTTTCGACGAAATCGAACAGATGTGGCAGACGGTCGAAAAACTTGCCCGAATTGGTATCATTGGCAAACCACAGCGACCCCGCCAGCGCCAGAAACAACACGGCAAGACCGGCTACCGTGTAAAGGCGGCGGGTCTTGGCCAACGCATTCCAATGGCTCTCGATCACGCGCCCCTGTTCGCTCAGCAAGGACAATCTGGCGGTATGGCTCATCTGGCACTTTCCAAAATGGACAAATGGGGAAGCCGCCGGTCGTTTATCCCGGCGGCTCTCATGTTTCCAGCTGCGATCAGCCGCCGATGGTTGCCTTGCGGGCGTCGATAACCGGCTTGTAGAAATCGACATTCACAGCCGCAAAGCCCTTGAAATCGCCGCCTTCGATGGCGGAGAAGCAGGCGGCGTCGGTCTTCGGCAGGTCCATCATGAAGGCCTTGACCTTGGTCTTCATGTCGTCGTTCATCGAGGAGCGGATGACGATCGGACCGTTCGGGATCAGCGGCGACTTCCACAATTCCACCAGGTCGTCCATGTTGAGGACGCCCTTATCAACCATCTTGCGCAGGTTGCCGGAGGTGTAGCCGTCCTTGAAATTGCCAACGCCGGAGCCGAAGGTGGTGCCAGCATCGAACGTGCCCTTCAGCACTTCGAGAACCAGATTTTCATGACCACCGCCAAAGCCGGTCGATGCCACATATTCCTTGACCGGCTTGCCGCCGAGCGCGTCGGGCAGGGTCACGGTCGGGATCAGGTAGCCGGACGTGCTGTCAGGATCGGCAAAACCGAGCTTCTTGCCCTTGATGTCGGTGACTTTGGTCATGCCGCTGTCCTTGCGGGCAACCATGATCGAGTAATAGCCCATCGAGCCATCGGTCTGCACCGTGGTCAGGATCGGCTCGACTGCCTTCGGGTTAGCCAGATAGGCCTTGGCATAGCCGGAAGCGCCAAGCTCGGCATAATCAAGCGTGCCACCCAGAAGACCCTGGATAACACCGTCATAGTCCGAGGCCGGGAACAGCGAAACCTTGGTGAAGCCGAATTCCTTCTTCAGGTGATCGGACAGGCAGTTGTAATTGCGCAACCGGTCAGCTTCGTTCTCGCCGCCGAGAATGCCGATGCGGAATTCCTTCAGGTCTTCGGCAGCAGCCACGCCAGCCAGCGACAGAAGCGTCACGGAGGCAAGCAGAATTTTCTTCAACATGGTCTCTCTCCTGGTTTTCCGGTCTGGTTTTCCCGAGGGACCGGATCTGTCTCTTGAACGTAAGAAAGGTGCCTTTGACGCGGGCAAGCGAAGGCGCTGCCATCGGGCTGGGTGCCGCGATAGAAATGCTATTTTTCAGGTCATGGATTGCGGGCTCAGTTTGCCGTTGCCGCCACCATCGGCACAGACGGGGCCAAGTCCGGCTTCGGCAGGCGGATCGCGGTCGATGTCATGCTCTCGTCAATGCCGTTGCCATCCTGGCCAGTGCCATAGATCGCCTGCACCGCCTGCGCTGTCAGCGCATCCGGCGGCCCATCGAACACCACCTTGCCCGCCGCCATGCCGATGATCCGCTCGCAATAGGCCCGCGCCGTATCCAGCGTGTGCAGATTGGTGATCACGGTGATGCCTTCGCGCTCGTTGATGTCGCGCAGCGCATCCATGACAATCTTGGCGTTCAAAGGGTCGAGCGAGGCAATCGGCTCGTCGGCCAGCAGCATTTTCGGCGCCTGCATTAGCGCGCGGGCAATGGCCACCCGCTGCTGCTGGCCGCCGGACAGCGTGCCAGCCGGTTGCAGTGCCGTTTGCTCGATGCCCAGCCGCTCCAAAGCGGCAATCGCCATGATCCGCTCTTCGCGCGTAAAAATATTGAGGATGCTCAGCGCCGTGGAGCGATGATTGAGACGTCCCAGCATGACATTGGTCAGAACATCCAGGCGCGGAACCAGGTTGAACTGCTGGAAAATCATCGCGCAATCGCGCTGCCAGCTGCGCAAAGCCGATCCCTTGAGGCGCGTCACCTCCTGATCGCCGAACCGCATCGACCCGGATGTCGGATCGGCCAAGCGGTTGATCATTCGCAGCAAAGTGGATTTTCCCGCACCGGACCGACCGATAATGCCGACCATCTGCCCATGCGGAATGGACAGGGTCACGGCTTCCACGGCAATCTTCTTGCCAAAACGCCGCGTCACCTCGGTCAGTTCGAAATTCATGCGCTTGTTCCGATATCATGTCCAAATCCAGAGCGAGCTATAGTTCAGATCAGTGAAGCGGCCATGTCAGTTTCATGACATTTCTGTTAAAATCAAAGGGTAGCAAAGCCTATACTTCAGGCTAAGACTTCATGTCGGGCCAGAAAATCTTCGGCAGACAGCGTCCGGAAGTCGGCAAGGGCAGCGTGAAGCCGCTCATGCTGCCAATCCCACCAGGCAAGTCTGTCCATGCGCGCGCCGATACCTGGTCCAAACCGGGGCTTGATCGGCTTGGCCGGGACGCCGCCGACGATGGTATAGGGTTCCACCGGCTTGGAAACGACCGCGCCTGCGCCGACAACCGCGCCATTGCCGATGGTGACGCCGGGCAGGATGGTAGCACCATGGCCGATCCAGACATCATGACCGATCACCACTCGGTTTTCCCGCCGCCAGTCGAAGAAATCCGTCTCCAGGTCCGCCCCTTCGAAATAATCGACGGCACGGTAGGTGAAATGATGCAGCGTAGCGCGCCATGTCGGATGATTGGGAGCATTGATGCGGACACTGGCGGCGATATTGGCAAATTTGCCGATGGTGGCGCACCAGATGGAAACATCCTGCATCACATAGGAATAGTCGCCCATCTCGACCTCATCGAGACGGCTGCGCTCGGCGACTTCCGTGTAGCGCCCAAGCGTGCTGTTCGTGACGCTGGCGGTCGGGTTGATTTGGGGCTCAAGCCCAAGACGGGTGCTCATGCGGCGATGCTCCTAGAGTTTGTCAGGGAAAAGTGGGTACCGGTTTTCCCGAAAAGACAAACGAAAACAAGAAAGCTAGAGGATGGCTGGTTCAATCTGAACCTGACGGCCTCTAGGTGAGAATTGCGAGACATCGAGAATGGTGTCAGCGACCGCTTCGCGCACTTCTTCGTCGTGGAAAATGCCGAGCATGGCGACACCCTCGGCCTTTTTGCCAGCAATCAACTCGATGACCACGGCACGATTTTGCGCGTCGAGAGAGGCCGTCGGCTCATCCAGCAGCAGAATTTTATGATCGGTGATGAAGCCTCGGGCAATGTTGACACGCTGCTGCTCGCCGCCGGAAAAGGTGGCGGGCGGCAATTGCCAGAGCGCCTTGGGCAGGTTCAGCCTGGCCAGCAGATCACTTGCCACCGATCTTGCCTCGTCAATGGCTACGCCGCGCGCCGTCAGCGGTTGGGCCACGACATCCAGCGCCGACACCCTTGGAACCGTGCGCAGGAACTGGCTGACATAGCCCATCGTATCGCGGCGGATATCCAGCACCATGCGCGGCATGGCCGACGCCAGATCCACCACCGTATCGTGATGGCGCACCAGGATCTGGCCGCTATCAACGGCGTAATTGCCGTAGAGCATTTTCAAGATCGAGCTTTTGCCGATGCCGGACGGGCCGCCCAGCACGGAGCAAGAGCCGCTATTGACGGAAAAGCTGACATTACGCACCACCGGCAAGACAAGCCCGTCGCGCAGATGCATGGTGAAGCTTTTGGCGACATCGGAAACGATAAGAGGCGTGGGCATCTGATGATCCAATCACACTTGAAGAATCGAGGAGACGAGCAATTGCGTATAAGGCTCGCGCGGATCGTCCAGCACCCGATCAGTCAGACCCTGCTCGATCACATGGCCGTCCTTCATCACCATCATCCGATGCGACAGCAGCCTTGCGACGGCCAGATCATGGGTGACGACGATGACCGACAGACCAAGGTCAGCCACCAACCCACGCACCAGATCCAGCAGCCTTGCCTGCACCGAGACATCCAGCCCGCCGGTCGGCTCGTCCATGAACACCAGACGCGGATTGGTGACGAGATTGCGGGCGATCTGCAAGCGCTGACGCATGCCGCCGGAAAAAGCACGCGGCTGGTCGTCAATCCGGTCGGCGGCAATTTCCACCCTGTCCAGCCAATCGGTGGCGGTGGCGCGGATATTGCCGTAATGCCGTTCGCCCACCGCCATCAGCCGCTCGCCGACATTGGCCCCGGCTGAAACGGTCATCCGCAGCCCATCGGCGGGGTTCTGGTGAACGAAGCCCCAGTCAGTGCGCATCAGAAAGCGCCGCTCGGCCTCGCTCATGTGATAAAGCTCGCGGTAAGCGCCGTCGCGCATCCGGTAATCGACACTGCCGGTGGTCGGCATCAGCCGGGTGGACAGGCAGGACAGCAGCGTCGTCTTGCCGGAACCGGATTCACCGACCACAGCCAGCACTTCGCCCGGCCAGAGATCGAAGGAAACATTGGCGCAGCCGATCCGCCGTCCGTAGAATTTCGACAGGTCACGGACCTTCAAAAGCGGTTGCTGGGTCATTGAGCAGCCTCCTCATGCTGTGTTTCGGCCAGCATCTCACCCCGATGACCTTTGGCGCGGCGATCCTCGCAATGGTCGGTGTCGGAGCAGACGAACATTCGCCCGCCCTTGTCGTCGAGGATCACTTCGTCAAGATAGACATGCTCGGCACCGCAAAGTGCGCAGGGCTTGTCGAAGCTTTGCACCGTGAAAGGATGATCCTCGAAATCCAGGCTGACGACATCGGTATAGGGCGGCACGGCATAGATCCGCTTTTCGCGGCCCGCGCCAAACAATTGCAGGGCCTCTGACCGGTGCATTTTCGGATTGTCGAATTTCGGTGTCGGAGACGGGTCCATTACATAGCGACCCGCCACCTTGACCGGATAGGCATAGGTGGTGGCGATCCGGCCATTGCGGGCGATGTCTTCATAGAGCTTCACGTGCATCAGGCCGTATTCTTCCAATGCATGCATCTTGCGGGTCTCGGTCTCGCGCGGCTCCAGGAAGCGCAAAGGCTCCGGGATCGGCACCTGATAGACCAGCACCTGGCCCGCCCGCAGCTTTTCCTCCGGAATCCGGTGGCGGGTCTGGATGATGGTGGCTTCGCTGGTGTGGGTGGTGACCGCCACATTGGCGACCTTCTGGAAAAACGCCCGGATTGACACGGCGTTCGTGGTGTCGTCGGCGCCCTGGTCGATCACCTTCAACACGTCTTCCGGCCCAAGGATCGCTGCCGTCACCTGCACGCCGCCAGTGCCCCAGCCATAGGGCATTGGCATTTCGCGCGACGCAAACGGCACCTGATAGCCAGGTATGGCGATGGCCTTCAGGATCGCCCGGCGGATCATCCGCTTGGTCTGCTCATCGAGATAGGCAAAATTATAAGTGGCAATTTCGTCCGCTAATGAAACTTCCGTAATCATTGTGCGTTACCCTTCCAGAAATTCGCAAACAGGGAGCAATGAGCATGGAAATCGAAATGATGTTCGCCGTCTTCGTGACCCTCATGCTGGGCGTCTCGACGCTTTGCGCCGCCTGGTATGCCGATCACGACTAATAGACTGGTCATTCCGCCGCCTCGCTCAGGTCCAGCCCTTGCTGGCGGGCCTGTTCGTGTTCAGAGCGCATCCGCCGCACCAGATCGAGTTCGGCCTGGAAATCCACGTAATGCGGCAGCTTCAGATGTTCGACAAACCCTGTTGCCTGCACATTGTCACAATGGGACAAGACAAATTCCTGGTCCTGAGCAGGGGCGGTAATATCCTCGCCCAACTCTTCGGCGCGCAGTGACCGATCCACCAGCGACATGGCCATCGCCTTGCGCTCGCTCTGACCGAAGACGAGGCCATAGCCTCGCGTGAATTGTGGCGGGGCCTTTGACGAGCCCTTGAACTGGTTGACCATCTGGCATTCGGTGACTTGGATACGCCCAAGCGACACGGCAAAGCCAAGCTCAGGCACATCCAGCTCTACCTCGACCTCACCCAAGCGGATTTCACCGGCAAAAGGATGGCTGCGGCCATAGCCACGCTGGGTGGAGTAGGCGAGCGCCAGAAGGAAACCTTCATCACCACGGGCCAGCGATTGCAGCCGCAAATCCCTCGCCATCGGAAACTCGATAGGCTGGCGGGTAATATCACCCGCCAGATGATCCTCCGGCATGTCGCCATCGGGTTCGATCAGTCCTTCTTCGCTCAGGATATCCGAAACCCGCATGGCGGGTTCGCCGGATGGCGTTTTCTGGACCGGAGGTTCCACCTCGCCTTCTTCCAGCAGGGACGGATCGAGCAGACGGTGAGTATAATCGAACGTCGGCCCCAGCAACTGGCCGCCGGGCAGATCCTTATAGGTTGCGGAAATCCGCCGCTCGATCCGCATCGCTCCGGTATCGACCGGCTCTGACAGACCAAAGCGCGGCAGCGTGGTGCGATAGGCGCGCAGCAGGAAAATCGCCTCGATCATATCGCCCCGCGCCTGTTTGATGGCCAGCGCCGCAAGCTTGCGATCATAAAGCGAGGCCTCGGCCATGACGCGGCCAACCGCCAGCGCCAATTGCTCGACAATCTGATCGACGGTCATTGTCGGCAGGCTTCGATCACCCCGGCGACGGTCGGCCAGCAGGCTGTGGGCATTGGCAATGGCGGTCTCGCCGCCCTTTACAGCAACATACATTCACGCCTCCCCGGATAGTATCGCGCAGCTGCGCGGCAGGCAGAGAAAATCCCGACCGGCGGTGAAAATCACATCGACGCCGCGCGGAAACAGGGCATGATTGTCCTGCCAATGGCGCAGGAAACCATCCGGCAAGCCAAGTGGGGCGATCATTGCCCGGTCTTGGATGCCGGGTCCCTTCAGAGTAAGCGGCTGGCCGCCTTCGAAACCGGCGACTTCATAGACAACAGTCACCGAGCGGTCGGGATAGTCCTGCGTGCCGGTGGAAAATTGCGCGAAGGCGGCAAGCGGGCTGCCTGCTTCGAAAAACGCAAACTGCGCTTCGGTCTTGTCGGTTGTCGTCACCCCGCCGGTGTGAAAGCTCAGCCAGGCGGGCGCGGCACTTTTGGTAAGCACGCCGCTCAGCCAGACACGGCTATCGGCATCGCACAGCGTCAGCGCAATAGCCGCCTGTGCCAGACCAAAAGGGGCGGGCGGGTGCAGCGACACGGCAACAGTCTGGTGGGTGCCGGGCCGGGCCATACCGTCCATAACGGCACGAAACACACTTTGCGCTTCAAATACCGGCTGAGCGAACCCGCCAGTCAGGCTTTCCGCTTCGAGCATCAGTCTTCTCCTCTGACCATGGTGAAGAAATCCACCTTCGTTGCCGCAACCTGCTCGGCCCTGATGCGGTCGCCCTCATTCAGACGCCGTTCCACAGCCGCCAACAACGGCTCAATCTGGGCGCGATGCGCCTCATCCTGCCAAAGGGCGTCGAAAATCGCTGAGAGCCGCGCTTTTTCCTTGGATGTACCCAGTGCCTGCGCATGCCCGACCTGGCCCGACGCTAGCCTGCATGTCGCCCGCGTCACCGTCACTTCACCCAGATTGAAGGACGCGCCACCACCACCGATACGGCCGCGCACCATCACCAGACCAGTCTCCGGTCCGCGCAGGAAATGTGCTTCCGGCGCAAACGGCAGCGCGCTCCACAGCGCCTTTAATTCGTCCAGATGGGCCGCCGCCAAAAGGTCGACAACTCTTTTTCGATGTACATCATCTGGATTTGCACTTTTTGCTCGTGCGTCCATTGCCAAATCTCCATTTGTCTATTAATATAGACAACCATACAACTTATCTTTACAAATATTCCTTCGGGATGACAAGCGTGTGACATGACGGGGCAGAAAGTGGTGGGGCAAAAAGCAATCGAAAGACAGACCGGCGTGGCGCTCTGGCGGCAGATTGCTGATCGAATCCGGGTATCGATCAGCGATGGCACCTATGACACCACGGGCATGGTACCGCCGGAAACGATTCTGGCTGGAGAATTTGGCGTCAACAGACATACGGTGCGCAGCGCGCTGGCGGCCCTTGCCCAGGAGGGGATCGTGCGCGCCGTTCAGGGACGCGGCACGCTGATCGAGCGACGAGATCGGATCAGTTTTCCGATTTCAAAACGCACCCGTTTCACGCCCGGCATCGGCGATCAGGCGCGTGCGCTGCAAGGTCTGTTGCTGGAAAGCGCCGTCGAGACACCCAGCGCGGACCTGATGGACCATTTGCAATTGGCAGACGGCGTTCAGGTAATCCGGCTGGAAGTGCTGCGCAAAGCGGATGGCCGAGCTGTGTCACGCTCTACCAGCTGGTTTCCCCTGCCCCGTTTCGAAGGGATCGATGTGGCTTATCGGCAGAGCGGCTCAATCACCGCCGCCTTCGCCGCTTGCGGCCTTGCCGATTATCTACGCGTGCGCACCGACATCAGCGCCGTCCATGCCGATCCTTCCGACCGGGATGAACTGGGCCTGTCACCCGGTGCCATCGTGATGATCACCAAAGCCCTGAACACCGATCTGGAAGGCGCGCCGGTTCAATATGCCGTAACGCGCTTTCCCGCCGACAGGGTGCAGTTCACGATTGAGAGTTGAGCCGTTCAACCACCGCAGACACAGACGCAGGTGCCTCATCGCCGATGGCATAGCTTGCCGCGATGACCTGCGCGGCGCGGGTGCCGCTGGCTTCATCGGCGGCATGCACCACGGCCAGAACGTCGCCTTTGCTAACAGTGGTCCCCACCGGCAGGAAGCCGCTGAAGCCAACCGAATGGTCAATCCTGTCCGAGGGACGTCGGCGACCTCCGCCAAGGTCGATCACCGCAAGGCCGATATCGCGGGTGGCGACCGTGGAAATGAAGCCGGATTGTGTAGCAAGAACCGGAATATCCAGCACCGCCTTGGGCAGATATTGGCCAGCCCTGTCGATGAAATCCACCGGCCCGCCCAGCCCATGCACCATACGTCCGAAAATCTCGGCAGCCCGACCACTTTCCAGGGCGTGACGACACCTGATGTCAGCAGCGTTCTGATCCGGCTCGACCCCGGCATTGACCAGCATCTCGGCACCGAGCGCCAGTGTCACGGTCTCCAGCCGGGTTCCCGCCTTATCCCCTCTCAGGAAGGCGACCGCATTGGCTATTTCCACGGCATTGCCTGCACAATCCGCCAGAGGCTCATTCATATCGGTCAGCAGCGCCGAGGTTCTGGTGCCTGCGCCATTGGCGACCGCCACCAGTGAACGTGCCAGCGCCCGGGCCTCATCGATCTGGCCCATGAAGGCGCCGTTGCCGAACTTTACATCCATCACCAGGCTCTCCAATCCGCTGGCGAGCTTTTTGGACAGAATGGATGCCGTGATCAACGGCACGGATTCTACCGTCGCCGTCACATCGCGGACCGCGTAAAGCCGTTTGTCGGCGGGAGCGAGGTCGGCGGTCTGGCCGATGATGGCGCAGCCAATCTCCTCCACCAAGGCACGGAAGACCGAGGCATCCGGCGCAATATCATAGCCGGGTATCGATTCCAGCTTGTCCAGTGTCCCACCGGTATGGCCAAGTCCCCGCCCGGAAATCATCGGCACAGCTAGCCCGCAGGCGGCCATCATCGGGGCCAGCATCAGCGAGACATTGTCGCCGACGCCGCCGGTGGAATGCTTGTCGGCCACGGGACGGCCCGCCGTCTTCCACGATAGAACCGTACCGCTGTCGCGCATCGCCAAGGTCAGCGCCACCGTCTCGGCATCGCTCATGCCCCGCAGAAAGACCGCCATGGCAAAGGCGGCGATCTGCCCTTCCGACAGTTCATCCCGGCTCAAGGCACGGATGAAGGCCTGGAGATCGGCGCTGCAAAGCTCCTCTCCGTCGCGCTTGCGGCGAATGATCTCCACAGCCTGCATATCAATAGCCGCTGGCTGGGCCTGAGGATTTTTCGCCGGATAGAATGGCCAGAATATCATTCAACAGGCCGGATGCGCCGAAACGGAAGGTGGAGGGCATCACCCAATCCTCCCCCATGATTGCGCTGGCGTGGCGAAAATACAGGCTCGCCTCCTTGACCGTGGAAATGCCACCCGCCGGCTTGAAGCCGACTTTGCGGCCACTGTCTCGGATTTCCTGGAGCATGATGTCTGCGGCCTCCAGAGTGGCGTTGACCGCAACCTTGCCGGTCGATGTCTTGATGAAATCCGCACCTTCGGCAATTGCAATCTGCGAGGCACGGCGGGTAAGGGCGGCGGTTTTCAACTCGCCGGTTTCCAGAATGACCTTGAGAATTGCGGGCGAGGCGATCACCGCCCTGACAGCCCGAATCATGTCCATCACTGCCGTTTCATCGCCTTCGATAAAAGCATGGTAGGGGATGACCAGATCGATCTCGTCCGCGCCGTCGGCCAGAGCAGCTTCGGTTTCCGCGACAACCGCCGCAATATCAAGATCGCCCGAAGGGAAATTGACCACCGTTGCGATCTTCACCTGGCCGTCATGACCAAGCAATCCTCGCGCCTTTGCTACGAAACGCGGCCAGATGCAGATCGCCGCCGTATGGCCAAATGGCGTGATGGCACGGGCGCACAGTTCATCAATCTCTTCGGGTCTGCAATCGTCTTTCAGATTGGTCAGATCCAGCACCGACAGGGCAACAGCAGCGCATTCGCGCAGTTCACGGCTATCCAAGATCTGCTCCTCCATCAACGATCATTCGCTTGAGGATGGCGACAAGCCGTCTTCCACCAATCGGAGCCATGTCCTTGGTCTCCTCGTGGCTGAGTTCGGCACCCGTCATCCCTGCCCCATAATTGGTGATAACCGACGCCGCCGCAACCTTCAGACCAAAAAACCGTGCCAGAATGACTTCCGGCACGGTGGACATGCCCACCGCATCGGCACCCAGCGTCCGCGCCATGCGGATTTCCGCTGGCGTCTCAAAACTTGGCCCAGAAAACCACATATAGACGCCGGATGACAGAGAAATGTCTTCAGCGTCTGCCGCACGGCGCATGGCCTCGGCCAATTCGCCGTCATAGGCCTGGGTCATGCCGACAAACCGGCCATCCCCCGTCTCGCCGATCAGCGGATTACGGCCAGAAAAATTAATGTGGTCAATCAACTGCATCACCGAGCCGGGCGGCATGTCGGCCCGCAAGGAACCGGCGGCATTGGTGAGGATCAGCGTCGTCACGCCAAGCGCTGCCAGCGTCTCGATGGGCAACCGCATGGCTGCCGCATCACCCTCTTCGTAATAATGCACCCTGCCCGCCAGCATGATAATCGGCTGACCGGCGAAAAGCCCGGCCACCAACTCCTTGGCATGGCCGGAAACGCCGCCCTGCGGAAAACCCGGTATGTCGGGAAAGGGAATGCGAACCGCATTCTCAACCTCGTCCACCAATCCGCCAAGGCCGGAACCCAGCACGATAGCGATGCGTGGCAAAAGCCCGTTCAGCCTGTCGATGAGCAGATCGACCGCCGGGGTCATCCGAGTGTATCCGTCTCGAAGCTGAAGGGCAGCAATTCGTCCATGCTCATCACCTTTTGCACGCCCACGTCGTCGCAGAGGTAGATTTTCGTCTCAGCCGAAGCAAATTCCCGGATCTTCTGGCGGCAGCCGCCGCAAGGTGGGCAAAGCGCCAGCTTTTCAGCGATGACGGCAATCTCGACGATCTTTCGTCCACCACCCATGACCATGCAGCCGATGGCCGTCGGCTCGGCGCACCAGCCTTGAGGAAAAGACAGGTTCTCGATATTCGCGCCAACATAGATCTTGCCATCATCGGCGCGGATTGCAGCGCCAACCGGAAATTTCGAATAGGGCGCATGGGCATGGCGCATGGCATCGCGGGCCGCCTCGAACAGGTCGTGAGACATATTACCGTTCCTTCACATAGGGCACGCCGCCCGCCTTGGGACCATTGGCAGCCCCGATAAAGCCAGCCAGCAGGATACAGGTGAGAATATAGGGCAAGGCCTGGAAAATCTGTACTGGCACTTCACCAATGCCCGGCACCGCCTTGCCCTGCATGAAATTGGACATCGCATCGAGAAAGCCGAACAGCAGGCAGGCAAACATCACAGGCACCGGCTTCCATTTGGCAAAGATCAGCGCGGCAAGCGCGATATAACCCTTGCCCGCCGACATGTCACGGATGAAGGCCGCCGATTGGGCG
This region of Agrobacterium vitis genomic DNA includes:
- the phnH gene encoding phosphonate C-P lyase system protein PhnH; protein product: MLEAESLTGGFAQPVFEAQSVFRAVMDGMARPGTHQTVAVSLHPPAPFGLAQAAIALTLCDADSRVWLSGVLTKSAAPAWLSFHTGGVTTTDKTEAQFAFFEAGSPLAAFAQFSTGTQDYPDRSVTVVYEVAGFEGGQPLTLKGPGIQDRAMIAPLGLPDGFLRHWQDNHALFPRGVDVIFTAGRDFLCLPRSCAILSGEA
- the phnG gene encoding phosphonate C-P lyase system protein PhnG, yielding MDARAKSANPDDVHRKRVVDLLAAAHLDELKALWSALPFAPEAHFLRGPETGLVMVRGRIGGGGASFNLGEVTVTRATCRLASGQVGHAQALGTSKEKARLSAIFDALWQDEAHRAQIEPLLAAVERRLNEGDRIRAEQVAATKVDFFTMVRGED
- the phnF gene encoding phosphonate metabolism transcriptional regulator PhnF; this translates as MVGQKAIERQTGVALWRQIADRIRVSISDGTYDTTGMVPPETILAGEFGVNRHTVRSALAALAQEGIVRAVQGRGTLIERRDRISFPISKRTRFTPGIGDQARALQGLLLESAVETPSADLMDHLQLADGVQVIRLEVLRKADGRAVSRSTSWFPLPRFEGIDVAYRQSGSITAAFAACGLADYLRVRTDISAVHADPSDRDELGLSPGAIVMITKALNTDLEGAPVQYAVTRFPADRVQFTIES
- the deoA gene encoding thymidine phosphorylase; translation: MQAVEIIRRKRDGEELCSADLQAFIRALSRDELSEGQIAAFAMAVFLRGMSDAETVALTLAMRDSGTVLSWKTAGRPVADKHSTGGVGDNVSLMLAPMMAACGLAVPMISGRGLGHTGGTLDKLESIPGYDIAPDASVFRALVEEIGCAIIGQTADLAPADKRLYAVRDVTATVESVPLITASILSKKLASGLESLVMDVKFGNGAFMGQIDEARALARSLVAVANGAGTRTSALLTDMNEPLADCAGNAVEIANAVAFLRGDKAGTRLETVTLALGAEMLVNAGVEPDQNAADIRCRHALESGRAAEIFGRMVHGLGGPVDFIDRAGQYLPKAVLDIPVLATQSGFISTVATRDIGLAVIDLGGGRRRPSDRIDHSVGFSGFLPVGTTVSKGDVLAVVHAADEASGTRAAQVIAASYAIGDEAPASVSAVVERLNSQS
- the deoC gene encoding deoxyribose-phosphate aldolase, producing the protein MDSRELRECAAVALSVLDLTNLKDDCRPEEIDELCARAITPFGHTAAICIWPRFVAKARGLLGHDGQVKIATVVNFPSGDLDIAAVVAETEAALADGADEIDLVIPYHAFIEGDETAVMDMIRAVRAVIASPAILKVILETGELKTAALTRRASQIAIAEGADFIKTSTGKVAVNATLEAADIMLQEIRDSGRKVGFKPAGGISTVKEASLYFRHASAIMGEDWVMPSTFRFGASGLLNDILAILSGEKSSGPASGY
- a CDS encoding purine-nucleoside phosphorylase, with product MTPAVDLLIDRLNGLLPRIAIVLGSGLGGLVDEVENAVRIPFPDIPGFPQGGVSGHAKELVAGLFAGQPIIMLAGRVHYYEEGDAAAMRLPIETLAALGVTTLILTNAAGSLRADMPPGSVMQLIDHINFSGRNPLIGETGDGRFVGMTQAYDGELAEAMRRAADAEDISLSSGVYMWFSGPSFETPAEIRMARTLGADAVGMSTVPEVILARFFGLKVAAASVITNYGAGMTGAELSHEETKDMAPIGGRRLVAILKRMIVDGGADLG
- a CDS encoding cytidine deaminase, with product MSHDLFEAARDAMRHAHAPYSKFPVGAAIRADDGKIYVGANIENLSFPQGWCAEPTAIGCMVMGGGRKIVEIAVIAEKLALCPPCGGCRQKIREFASAETKIYLCDDVGVQKVMSMDELLPFSFETDTLG